In one window of Mercurialis annua linkage group LG4, ddMerAnnu1.2, whole genome shotgun sequence DNA:
- the LOC126679284 gene encoding U-box domain-containing protein 2 yields the protein MDSCADNTNHHRTSTDDDLTPSSSSSTAVAVAVQRALRLIEAAEIEGKIEGAKLIRKLTKTSQRCRRQLCEAVPHLVSMLSVVQCYDAHESALLALLNLAVQDEKNKISIVEAGALKPIISFLQSEDSNLQEYATAALLTLSASLTNKPIISASGAIPLLIEILSDGSSQAKFDAVMALSNLSTHPDNLSIVLENDPIPHLVYLLKTCKKSSKMAEKCCGLIESLVSFDEGRTALTSEEGGVLAVIEVLENGSIQSREHAVGALLTMCQTDRCKYREPILREGVIPGLLELTVQGTPKSQKKAHTLLQLLRETPYPRSEFQADTLENIVCNIISQIDGDDQSGKAKKMLAEMVQVSMEQSLRHLQQRAAMVCTPTDLPISKCTSELFLK from the exons atgGACTCGTGTGCAGACAACACTAACCATCATCGTACTTCCACAGACGACGATCTTACGCCGTCGTCATCGTCATCAACGGCGGTGGCTGTGGCGGTGCAAAGGGCGCTGAGATTGATAGAAGCGGCGGAGATAGAGGGGAAAATAGAAGGTGCTAAATTAATAAGAAAGCTCACGAAAACTTCGCAAAGATGTCGGCGGCAATTATGTGAAGCAGTTCCTCATCTTGTTTCTATGTTGTCTGTTGTTCAGTGTTATGATGCTCACGAGTCGGCTCTGCTTGCGCTTCTTAATCTTGCTGTTCAAGATGAAAA GAATAAGATAAGCATTGTTGAAGCTGGAGCTTTAAAGCCAATAATCAGCTTCCTTCAGTCGGAGGATTCAAATTTACAAGAGTATGCAACGGCAGCTTTGCTCACATTATCTGCTTCTTTGACGAACAAGCCAATTATAAGCGCTTCTGGTGCGATTCCTCTACTTATAGAAATCCTTAGCGACGGAAGTTCACAGGCCAAGTTTGATGCTGTTATGGCACTTTCTAATCTTTCAACACATCCAGATAATCTGAGCATTGTGCTTGAAAATGACCCGATTCCTCATCTAGTTTATTTACTCAAGACCTGTAAAAAATCGTCGAAAATGGCCGAAAAATGCTGCGGTCTCATAGAATCTTTGGTTAGTTTCGATGAGGGTAGAACAGCATTGACATCTGAAGAAGGCGGAGTTCTTGCTGTTATCGAAGTACTAGAAAATGGATCTATTCAGAGTCGAGAACATGCAGTCGGGGCTTTACTGACAATGTGCCAAACCGACCGATGTAAATACCGAGAACCAATTCTTCGAGAAGGTGTGATTCCAGGACTTCTCGAGCTTACTGTACAAGGAACACCCAAGTCTCAGAAAAAAGCTCACACCTTACTGCAGTTACTGAGGGAAACTCCGTATCCACGGTCCGAGTTTCAAGCTGACACACTAGAGAATATTGTGTGCAACATTATTTCACAGATAGATGGAGATGATCAATCCGGTAAGGCGAAGAAAATGCTAGCGGAAATGGTGCAAGTTAGCATGGAACAGAGTTTGAGACATTTACAGCAAAGGGCTGCTATGGTATGCACCCCAACTGATCTGCCTATTAGTAAGTGTACTTCTGAACTTTTCTTGAAATGA
- the LOC126678590 gene encoding probable aquaporin NIP-type — translation MATIPDGIEQEEIIKIEEGLVNTSTKPNSNSNYFLSLFSPKFVQIAQKLVAEVIGTYFVIFAGCGSVAVNKIYGSVTFPGICVTWGLIVTVMIYSVGHISGAHFNPAVTITSALFLRFPIRQVPFYIIAQVIGSLLASTTLVLVLDVNSNAYFGTVPVGSNLQSLVMEIIITFLLMFVVSGVTTDDRAAVGPLGGLGIGMTILLNVFVAGPISGASMNPARSIGPAIVKHVYKGLWVYIVGPIFGAILGAFAYNLLRSTDSPSPKDSVTVTHN, via the exons ATGGCCACAATACCTGATGGAATTGAACAGGAAGAGATTATCAAGATAGAAGAAGGATTAGTCAACACTTCAACTAAGCCTAATTCAAACTCTAactattttctctctcttttttcacCCAAATTTGTCCAAATTGCACAAAAG ttGGTTGCTGAGGTGATTGGCACCTATTTTGTGATATTTGCTGGATGTGGATCTGTTGCTGTGAACAAAATCTACGGTTCAGTGACATTCCCAGGCATATGTGTGACTTGGGGTCTAATTGTAACGGTTATGATTTATTCAGTTGGCCATATCTCTGGAGCACATTTTAATCCTGCAGTCACCATCACTTCCGCCCTCTTTCTGCGATTTCCGATTCGCCAG GTACCTTTTTACATAATTGCTCAAGTAATAGGTTCACTTCTTGCTAGTACCACACTGGTTCTAGTGCTGGATGTGAATTCTAATGCATATTTTGGAACTGTACCAGTTGGATCAAATTTGCAATCTCTAGTTATGGAAATCATCATCACTTTCCTCCTCATGTTCGTGGTTTCCGGTGTTACTACCGACGATCGAGCAGCG GTTGGACCCCTAGGAGGACTTGGCATTGGCATGACCATTCTATTGAATGTCTTTGTGGCTGG GCCAATTTCAGGGGCTTCAATGAACCCAGCAAGGAGTATTGGGCCAGCAATAGTGAAGCATGTATACAAAGGATTATGGGTGTATATAGTAGGCCCAATATTTGGAGCTATACTTGGGGCTTTTGCTTACAACTTATTAAGATCCACTGACAGCCCATCACCCAAAGATAGTGTGACAGTGACACATAActaa
- the LOC126677362 gene encoding protease Do-like 7 gives MDDLHKLESEMESSALRSTEGDYEETLQMESNDAADADADADADYEDDVVLSGDKLTGGDWKETINKIVPAVVDIRITTCRAFDTELPSSGCATGFVVDKIRGIILTNRHVVKPGPVVAQAIFANHEEVLLYPIYRDPVHDFGFFRYDPAAIQYLNYEEIPLAPEAACVGLEIRVVGNDSREKVSILAGTLARLDRDAPGYKKDGYNDFNTFYIQAASGTKGGSSGSPVIDRLGRSVALNAGGKTSSSSSAYFLPLERVVRALRLIQKGRDSNISTWEATPVPRGTLQVTFRYKGFEKVRQLGLQSETEQMVRRASPPDETGMLVVQSVVPGGPADTQLEPGDVLVCVNGEVTTRFLKLETLLDDSIGKTVQIQVERGGESLIANLVVQDLHSITPDHFLEVSGAVIHPLSYQQARSFRFQCGLIYVAQPGYMLSRAGVPRHAIIKSFADVEISQLEDLISVLSRLSRGARVPLEYITYNDRHRRKSSLVTIDRHEWYDAPKIYTRDDSSGLWLARPALQPESLFFSSCISDLGQDLEGGTSISSSESTLLKHTTQTNNLDSINSVASSEANNDHCFKEDVSGKEVHDIETRTQGLGDLTINNNVVVDGTSEETKEIKLEDSMVTESKNSCSHKDSKEAASIASFSEHVIEPALVMVEVNVPPSCLLDGLHSRYFYGTGVIIHHSQGMGLVAVDRNTVPISACDVMLSFAAFPIEIPGQVVFLHPVYNYALVAYDPSALGAGASMIRAAELLPEPALSHGDPVYLVGLRSLRAISRKAVVTNSCLALNIGSTEPLCVRATSMEVIELDSDFGIAFRGILSNEHGKVQALWASFATKAKPVGNTPSQYVKGIPIYMVSQVLDKIISGANGPSLLINGIKRPMPLVRDLEVDLIPRSLSKARSFGLSEEWIQTLIKKDPARRQVLRVKGCLAGSKAEILLKQGDMVLAVNKEPVSCYLDMENACKLLENCGGNDEKLNMTIFRQGHEIDLLVGVDLRNGNGTTRMINWCGCIVQYPNSAVRALGFLPKEGHGVYVAKSHRGSPADRYGLTSLRWIVEVNGKPTPNLDAFAIVTKELEIGEFVRIKTINLKGKSQVLTLKQDLHYWPTWELKFDLDKAVWCRHTIKAGSNP, from the exons ATGGATGACTTGCACAAATTGGAATCGGAGATGGAATCATCGGCTTTGCGATCAACCGAAGGAGACTACGAGGAGACTCTGCAGATGGAAAGTAATGACGCCGCCGACGCCGACGCCGACGCCGACGCCGATTACGAAGACGACGTCGTGTTATCTGGAGATAAACTCACAGGAGGAGATTGGAAAGAAACTATCAATAAGATCGTTCCCGCTGTTGTTGACATTCGAATTACGACTTGTCGTGCCTTCGACACTGAACTTCCGTCATCTGGTTGTGCTACGGGATTTGTCGTTGACAAAATACGAGGCATCATTCTCACTAACCGACATGTCGTTAAACCTG GTCCAGTTGTTGCGCAGGCAATATTTGCAAACCATGAAGAAGTTCTTTTATATCCTATATATAGAGATCCA GTCCATGATTTTGGTTTCTTTCGTTACGATCCTGCTGCAATTCAATATCTGAATTATGAAGAGATTCCTCTTGCCCCTGAGGCTGCATGTGTTGGGTTGGAAATTCGAGTTGTTGGCAATGATAGTCGTGAGAAG GTATCGATTTTGGCTGGTACTCTTGCTCGTTTGGATCGGGATGCTCCCGGATATAAAAA GGATGGCTATAATGACTTTAATACGTTCTACATTCAA GCAGCTTCTGGAACTAAGGGTGGTTCTAGCGGTTCACCGGTGATTGATCGGCTAGGCAGATCTGTGGCCCTAAATGCTGGAGGCAAAACATCATCTTCGTCATCAGCCTACTTTTTACCTTTAGAGCGA GTTGTTAGGGCACTGAGACTTATCCAGAAGGGAAGAGATTCTAATATCAGTACATGGGAAGCAACTCCGGTACCTCGCGGTACTCTTCAG GTGACATTTCGATATAAAGGATTTGAAAAAGTTCGGCAGCTTGGTCTTCAAAGTGAGACAGAGCAG ATGGTAAGGCGTGCTTCTCCACCTGATGAAACTGGAATGCTTGTTGTTCAGTCTGTG GTACCGGGTGGTCCAGCTGATACGCAATTGGAGCCAGGGGATGTTCTAGTATGCGTGAACGGGGAA GTAACTACTCGATTTCTGAAACTGGAGACTCTGCTTGATGATAGCATTGGCAAAACAGTTCAAATACAGGTTGAAAGAGGTGGTGAATCTCTGATTGCAAACTTAGTG GTTCAAGATTTGCACTCAATAACTCCTGACCATTTTTTAGAAGTTAGTGGAGCAGTGATTCACCCTTTGTCTTATCAACAA GCGAGAAGCTTTCGCTTTCAATGTGGGCTTATATATGTAGCACAACCTGG ATATATGCTATCAAGAGCTGGAGTTCCTCGACATGCTATCATTAAGAGTTTTGCTGATGTAGAGATATCACAACTTGAAGATCTAATCTCTGTTTTGTCTAGGCTGTCTAGGGGTGCTCGAGTACCATTAGAATATATAACATACAATGATCGCCATCGAAGGAAG TCTTCCTTAGTCACAATCGATCGTCATGAATGGTACGATGCACCAAAGATATACACCCGCGATGATAGTTCTGGCTTATGGCTGGCAAGACCTGCATTGCAGCCCGAGTCCCTATTCTTTTCGTCTTGTATCAGTGATCTTGGACAAGATTTAGAAGGAGGAACATCTATATCAAGTAGTGAATCTACTCTTCTGAAACACACAACTCAAACTAACAATTTGGACTCGATAAATAGTGTTGCTAGTTCAGAAGCTAATAATGATCATTGTTTTAAAGAAGATGTTTCTGGAAAAGAAGTACATGACATTGAAACAAGAACACAAGGGCTTGGGGATTTAACTATAAATAACAATGTTGTTGTTGATGGTACCTCAGAAGAAACTAAAGAAATCAAGTTGGAGGATTCAATGGTCACCGAAAGTAAAAATTCATGCAGCCATAAAGATTCAAAAGAAGCTGCAAGTATTGCTTCATTTTCAGAGCATGTCATAGAGCCTGCCCTTGTGATGGTAGAG GTTAATGTGCCTCCGTCATGTTTGCTTGATGGCCTCCATTCACGATATTTTTATGGAACGGGAGTCATTATACATCATTCTCAAGGAATGGGATTAGTTGCAGTTGACAGAAATACAGTTCCAATATCTGCATGTGATGTGATGCTATCTTTTGCCGCATTTCCTATTGAAATACCAGGCCAG GTGGTTTTTCTTCATCCTGTTTATAATTATGCTCTTGTGGCATATGACCCATCTGCTTTAGGAGCTGGAGCTTCAATGATTCGTGCTGCTGAACTTCTTCCTG AGCCTGCATTATCTCATGGAGATCCGGTATATCTAGTGGGGCTAAGAAGTTTACGAGCAATCTCTAGGAAAGCTGTAGTGACAAATTCGTGTCTTGCTTTGAACATTGGTTCAACCGAACCTCTATGTGTTAGAGCAACAAGTATGGAAGTGATTGAGCTTGATTCCG ATTTTGGTATTGCATTTCGTGGCATCCTGAGTAATGAGCATGGAAAGGTGCAAGCTTTGTGGGCCAGCTTTGCAACAAAG GCAAAACCTGTGGGCAATACACCTTCTCAATATGTTAAAGGTATTCCAATCTATATGGTCAGCCAAGTACTTGACAAGATTATATCCGGTGCAAATGGACCATCTCTTCTCATAAATGGTATCAAAAGGCCAATGCCACTTGTTAGGGATTTAGAGGTTGATCTTATCCCCAGATCCCTATCAAAGGCTCGGAGTTTTGGATTGAGTGAGGAATGGATCCAA ACTCTTATTAAGAAAGATCCAGCAAGACGCCAGGTTTTACGTGTTAAAGGTTGTTTGGCTGGATCGAAAGCAGAGATTCTATTAAAACAAGGTGACATGGTGTTGGCAGTGAATAAGGAGCCCGTTTCTTGTTATCTTGATATGGAAAATGCCTGTAAATTGTTAGAGAATTGTGGTGGCAATGATGAGAAACTTAACATGACCATATTTAGACAG GGACATGAAATTGATCTTCTTGTAGGGGTAGATCTTAGAAATGGGAACGGCACAACACGTATGATAAATTGGTGTGGGTGCATTGTTCAGTATCCGAATTCAGCTGTGCGTGCTCTTGGATTTCTTCCTAAAGAAGGACATGGTGTTTATGTTGCTAA GTCGCATCGTGGAAGTCCTGCAGATCGATATGGTCTAACTTCTCTTCGATGGATAGTTGAAGTCAATGGAAAACCAACTCCTAATTTGGATGCTTTTGCTATTGTAACGAAG GAATTGGAAATTGGGGAATTTGTTCGTATTAAAACTATCAACTTGAAAGGAAAATCGCAAGTGTTAACATTGAAACAAGACTTGCATTACTGGCCTACATGGGAATTGAAATTTGATCTAGACAAAGCAGTATGGTGTAGACACACAATCAAGGCAGGCAGTAATCCATAA